The following are encoded in a window of Nibricoccus aquaticus genomic DNA:
- a CDS encoding efflux RND transporter periplasmic adaptor subunit yields MSSTKILVTGGLLLALGAAGWFGYQQTHPVAVVGPITRGSAVHAVPANILVTEEFRMEIKSESGGRIIKSHVQLGTQVKAGDVLFEVDPRDLELEIERIESDRKAAQARIDLGSQKRFQIATAEETVRNNTRLVEQGKLAQIALDQSKRAVTQLQDELATENINNQQTLDNFDNTLKTKRRQLEKMRVLAPDDGTVSEIFAINGELVGGGQLLARVISKARLVLAQISEENFAGVRPGLSANVQLLGYGGKLFTAKVERVLPGADERTKRYTAFLKIDIDEALLAPGLTGEASITIDRHDNTLLAERRSMLGHTLFVVRDGVAHYVPVIIGYSNMRHTEILSAVNEGDLVIVSNPAGFRDGQKVRAVKEASR; encoded by the coding sequence ATGTCTTCGACGAAAATTTTAGTGACGGGCGGTCTGCTGCTGGCGCTCGGTGCGGCGGGTTGGTTTGGCTATCAGCAAACCCATCCGGTTGCGGTGGTGGGGCCGATCACGCGCGGCTCGGCGGTGCATGCGGTGCCGGCGAACATCCTCGTGACGGAGGAGTTTCGCATGGAGATCAAAAGCGAATCCGGCGGGCGGATCATCAAGAGTCATGTGCAGCTCGGCACGCAGGTGAAGGCGGGGGATGTTTTATTTGAGGTCGATCCGAGGGATTTGGAATTGGAGATCGAGCGAATCGAGTCGGATCGTAAGGCAGCGCAGGCGCGCATCGATCTGGGTTCGCAGAAGCGTTTTCAGATCGCGACGGCGGAGGAAACGGTCCGCAACAACACGCGGCTGGTGGAGCAGGGGAAGCTCGCGCAAATCGCGCTCGATCAATCGAAGCGCGCGGTGACGCAGCTGCAGGACGAGCTGGCGACGGAGAATATCAACAACCAGCAGACGCTGGATAATTTCGACAACACGCTGAAGACGAAGCGCCGCCAGTTGGAGAAGATGCGGGTACTCGCGCCGGACGACGGCACGGTGTCGGAGATTTTTGCGATCAATGGCGAATTGGTCGGCGGAGGGCAGTTGCTGGCGCGGGTGATCTCGAAGGCGCGGCTGGTGCTGGCGCAGATCAGCGAGGAGAACTTCGCGGGTGTGCGTCCGGGCCTGTCGGCGAATGTGCAGCTGCTCGGTTATGGCGGAAAACTTTTCACCGCCAAGGTCGAGCGCGTGCTGCCGGGCGCGGATGAGCGCACAAAGCGTTATACGGCGTTTCTGAAAATCGATATCGACGAAGCGCTGCTGGCGCCGGGATTGACTGGCGAGGCGAGCATCACGATCGATCGCCACGACAACACGCTGCTGGCGGAGCGGCGCTCGATGCTGGGGCACACGCTCTTCGTGGTGCGGGACGGTGTCGCGCATTATGTGCCGGTGATCATCGGGTATTCGAATATGCGGCACACAGAGATCCTCTCCGCCGTGAA
- a CDS encoding TolC family protein gives MSLLRPYILWLVAVQAVGRVLVVGAETPAVPVIAEAIDPLMAALPERSLRGLEELLRVGLENGPTILVRRWEAEQSVQNTRIARAPMLPNARASFRAGVTLEQRDDGGARSDRTLAAVLYDASVSQPVYHWGALSKNHDIAKLTQAVSSRNLEETRRLLALDLRRRYLELVTVDGAIEMARKNLKELNRQFDFAKKQVEDGFAASTASGLITGQITAAELVLQQMEDDRDMRRYDLARVSGVAVEKLPATVAELPKPAELDAVVKALSAAEGVTGQSARMLNAEDSVRMETLRYQVEKTRLKPKLGVSFSGGQDNRTPDNDVLGKKSLVTSWNAFATVDWQLFDGFSAKASQRASLARLRSYEADRDLVARVEADERRSDVNRLQLYWRQLQQAEIAFGGARGAVEAVEKDVAAGWIPASEADLTRLGADTALQAVNVARTNFYTALATYFSNRGLDPAVRMGAR, from the coding sequence GATCCATTGATGGCGGCGTTGCCTGAGCGGAGTCTGCGAGGGCTGGAGGAGTTGTTGCGGGTGGGGTTGGAGAATGGGCCGACGATTTTAGTGCGGCGCTGGGAGGCGGAGCAATCGGTGCAGAATACGCGGATCGCGCGGGCGCCCATGCTGCCGAATGCGCGGGCATCTTTTAGAGCCGGTGTGACGTTGGAGCAGCGGGATGATGGTGGTGCGAGGAGTGATCGTACGCTGGCCGCGGTATTGTATGATGCGAGTGTTTCGCAGCCGGTTTATCACTGGGGAGCGCTGTCGAAGAATCACGATATTGCAAAACTGACCCAGGCGGTGTCGTCGCGTAATCTTGAAGAGACCCGGCGGTTGCTGGCGCTGGATTTGCGGCGGCGTTATCTGGAGCTGGTGACGGTGGATGGGGCGATCGAGATGGCGCGGAAGAATCTGAAGGAGCTGAACCGGCAGTTTGATTTTGCAAAGAAGCAGGTGGAGGACGGTTTCGCGGCGTCCACGGCGAGCGGGCTCATCACGGGGCAGATCACGGCGGCTGAGTTAGTCCTTCAGCAGATGGAAGATGACCGCGATATGCGGCGCTATGATTTGGCGAGAGTTTCGGGTGTGGCGGTTGAAAAGCTTCCGGCGACGGTGGCCGAGCTGCCGAAACCGGCGGAGCTGGACGCAGTGGTAAAGGCGCTGTCGGCAGCGGAGGGCGTCACGGGACAGTCGGCGCGGATGTTGAACGCGGAGGACTCTGTGCGGATGGAGACGCTGCGCTATCAGGTGGAGAAGACGCGCTTGAAACCAAAGCTGGGCGTGAGTTTCTCCGGCGGGCAGGATAACCGGACTCCAGACAACGACGTGCTTGGGAAGAAGTCGCTCGTCACGTCCTGGAATGCGTTCGCGACGGTGGACTGGCAGTTATTCGACGGGTTCAGCGCGAAGGCTTCGCAGCGGGCATCGCTCGCGCGGCTGCGTTCTTATGAGGCGGACCGTGACCTGGTCGCCCGCGTTGAGGCAGATGAGCGCCGCAGCGATGTGAACCGGCTGCAGCTTTACTGGCGGCAGTTGCAGCAGGCGGAGATCGCGTTTGGTGGGGCGCGTGGTGCAGTCGAAGCGGTGGAAAAAGATGTGGCGGCGGGCTGGATACCGGCGAGCGAGGCCGATCTGACGCGGCTGGGAGCGGACACGGCGTTGCAGGCGGTGAATGTGGCGAGGACAAATTTCTACACGGCGCTGGCCACTTATTTTTCCAACCGCGGGCTCGATCCGGCCGTGCGCATGGGGGCGCGTTAA